In the genome of Mucilaginibacter defluvii, one region contains:
- a CDS encoding glycosyltransferase: MHYTIIIPLYNRPQEIKELLETLTLQTYKQFDVMVIEDGSKDDAADIVKSFQDKLDLTYYVKANEGQGFARNFGFERAKGDYFIIFDSDCLIPPNYLETVNNSLTVNWLDMYGGPDAAHTSFTPIQKAISYSMTSPFTTGGIRGNKKNMGGQFHPRSFNMGLSRKVWQKVGGFIITRLGEDIEYSIRVHTAGFKIGLIPDAIVYHKRRTNFKQFYKQLHFFGRARINIYKFFPHQLKAVHFFPAVFTLGLGFTLVANLLQWPVAQLCNVLLAVYILLIFFHALTQNKSLKIAFLSIITSFIQLVAYGFGFMQDFWKRVIMKNA, translated from the coding sequence ATGCACTATACCATCATTATACCTTTATATAACCGCCCGCAGGAGATAAAAGAACTGCTGGAAACGCTCACCCTGCAAACTTATAAGCAGTTTGATGTGATGGTTATTGAGGACGGTTCAAAAGATGATGCTGCCGATATCGTAAAAAGCTTTCAGGATAAGCTCGATCTAACCTATTACGTAAAAGCTAATGAGGGCCAGGGCTTTGCACGCAACTTTGGTTTTGAACGCGCTAAAGGCGACTACTTCATTATCTTTGATTCGGATTGCCTGATTCCGCCTAATTACCTGGAAACGGTTAACAACTCCCTTACTGTAAACTGGCTGGACATGTATGGCGGGCCTGATGCGGCGCACACATCCTTCACCCCCATTCAAAAAGCCATAAGCTATTCCATGACCTCGCCTTTTACCACCGGCGGCATCCGTGGCAACAAAAAAAACATGGGCGGGCAATTTCATCCGCGCAGCTTTAACATGGGCTTATCGCGCAAGGTGTGGCAAAAGGTAGGTGGCTTTATCATCACGCGCCTCGGCGAGGATATTGAGTACAGCATCCGCGTGCATACCGCCGGTTTTAAAATCGGCCTGATACCTGATGCCATTGTTTACCATAAGCGGCGCACCAATTTTAAACAATTTTATAAGCAGCTGCACTTTTTTGGCCGGGCGCGTATCAATATTTATAAATTCTTTCCTCACCAGTTAAAAGCGGTTCACTTTTTTCCGGCGGTTTTTACGCTGGGGCTAGGCTTTACATTAGTAGCTAATTTATTGCAATGGCCTGTAGCCCAACTTTGCAATGTTTTATTAGCTGTTTACATATTGTTAATATTTTTTCACGCTTTAACTCAAAATAAATCCCTAAAAATTGCATTTTTGAGCATAATAACATCCTTTATACAGCTGGTAGCTTATGGCTTTGGCTTTATGCAGGATTTTTGGAAACGAGTTATCATGAAAAACGCTTAG
- a CDS encoding glycosyltransferase family 2 protein: MDISVVVPLYDEVESLPELTSWIARVMDEHKFSYEVILVDDGSKDGSWDMICRLKQGNQHLRGVKFRRNYGKSAALNVGFEAAQGNVVITMDADLQDSPDEIPELYRRVIEEEYDLISGWKAKRYDPLSKTIPTKLFNSATRSMSGIHNLHDFNCGLKAYRKAVVKNIEVYGEMHRYIPVLAKWAGFTKIGEQVVEHRARKYGKTKFGLSRFINGFLDLLSIFFVGKFGKRPMHFFGTMGVLSFFTGLVMALWIIFEKLYHIARNEHYRDTTDNPLFYIALVAIILGSQLFLTGFVAELVSRNSSDRNNYQIEETV; the protein is encoded by the coding sequence ATGGATATATCAGTAGTAGTACCTTTATATGATGAAGTGGAATCGTTGCCCGAGCTTACCTCTTGGATAGCACGGGTAATGGACGAGCATAAATTCAGCTATGAGGTGATACTGGTTGATGATGGCAGCAAGGATGGCTCGTGGGATATGATCTGCCGGCTTAAACAGGGCAACCAGCATTTAAGGGGCGTAAAGTTCAGGCGTAACTACGGTAAATCAGCCGCGTTGAATGTGGGCTTTGAGGCGGCACAAGGTAATGTGGTAATCACCATGGATGCCGATTTGCAGGATAGCCCCGACGAAATACCCGAACTGTACCGCCGCGTTATCGAAGAAGAATATGACCTGATATCCGGCTGGAAAGCCAAGCGATATGATCCGCTGAGCAAAACTATCCCGACCAAACTGTTCAACTCGGCTACCCGCAGCATGTCGGGCATACATAACCTGCACGATTTTAATTGCGGCCTTAAAGCATACCGCAAGGCTGTAGTTAAAAATATTGAGGTTTACGGCGAAATGCACCGCTACATACCCGTATTGGCCAAATGGGCGGGCTTTACCAAAATAGGCGAGCAGGTGGTTGAGCACCGCGCCCGTAAATACGGCAAAACAAAATTCGGTTTAAGCCGGTTCATTAACGGATTTCTGGACCTGTTATCGATATTTTTTGTAGGTAAGTTCGGCAAACGCCCTATGCACTTTTTTGGAACTATGGGCGTGCTTAGTTTTTTCACGGGCCTGGTGATGGCATTATGGATCATATTTGAAAAGCTTTACCACATTGCCCGTAATGAGCATTATCGCGACACGACAGACAATCCACTGTTTTATATAGCCTTAGTAGCCATTATTTTGGGCTCCCAACTGTTTTTAACCGGGTTTGTGGCCGAACTGGTTTCGCGCAACTCGAGCGACAGAAATAATTACCAGATTGAGGAAACGGTTTAG
- a CDS encoding TonB family protein translates to MLKTFLTFLIVIVFFDAANAQSPAPFTDTVIYYAKSRERVASANNAYYTHKILPLDPEKNLYPVVETYKNGKLKLKAYAQKPDGTEFNGNYFEYFENGRRKTMATYLNGKSVGREYKYYPNGQLYTIKEVDGYGWRMLECHDTTGVVVTKDGEGTWLDYDYDNEHFYISGPVKNGDKSGEWAVQVNDDILEVQEYSNAGSFIKSYFKDKKGRVVEWSDDIVPGPGYSSVPVFKGGLHAFGRFLAKNIRYPALAREKNKQGRVFISFIVTETGKLKDIKVLKGIGFGCDEEVVRVMKLSPDWKPQYLNGKPVKELYTVPIAFNLAN, encoded by the coding sequence ATGCTTAAAACCTTTCTTACATTTTTGATAGTTATAGTTTTTTTTGATGCCGCAAATGCTCAATCTCCCGCGCCATTTACTGATACGGTAATTTATTATGCCAAAAGCAGAGAACGGGTAGCATCTGCTAATAATGCATACTACACACATAAAATTTTACCTTTAGACCCGGAGAAAAACTTATACCCGGTTGTAGAAACTTACAAGAACGGTAAACTTAAGTTAAAAGCTTATGCCCAAAAGCCGGATGGTACTGAGTTTAATGGGAACTATTTCGAGTATTTTGAAAATGGCCGTCGAAAAACAATGGCGACTTATTTAAACGGTAAATCTGTTGGAAGAGAATATAAGTATTATCCAAATGGACAATTGTACACCATTAAAGAGGTGGATGGTTATGGTTGGCGGATGCTTGAGTGCCATGATACAACAGGGGTAGTTGTTACGAAGGATGGCGAAGGTACATGGTTAGATTACGATTATGATAATGAACACTTTTATATTTCAGGCCCGGTTAAAAATGGTGATAAAAGCGGAGAGTGGGCTGTTCAGGTAAATGATGACATTTTGGAAGTTCAAGAATACTCTAATGCCGGATCGTTTATCAAAAGCTATTTTAAAGATAAAAAAGGCCGGGTTGTCGAATGGTCGGATGATATCGTTCCAGGCCCCGGTTACAGTAGTGTACCTGTTTTCAAAGGTGGGCTGCATGCTTTCGGAAGGTTTTTGGCCAAGAATATAAGATATCCAGCCCTTGCACGGGAAAAGAATAAGCAGGGACGCGTGTTTATATCCTTTATAGTAACTGAAACAGGTAAGCTAAAAGATATTAAGGTGTTAAAAGGTATTGGTTTTGGGTGCGACGAGGAGGTGGTTCGCGTCATGAAATTATCACCTGATTGGAAACCTCAATATTTAAATGGTAAACCAGTAAAAGAGCTTTACACTGTTCCAATAGCTTTCAATTTGGCAAATTGA
- a CDS encoding malate:quinone oxidoreductase codes for MNNTNSVAGNYADVVLIGAGIMSATLGVMLKELQPDLTIEIFERLDVIAAESSDAMNNAGTGHSAFCELNYTPQKPDGSIEIKKAIQIAEQFEISKEFWAHLVETGYLSSPKEFITKVPHMSFVWGDENVEYLKKRQQALVKHHFFKDMLYAEDAAQLKQWIPLIMDGRQPGEKVSATYMDIGTDVNFGALTRSLINKLQSQPGVKLSLNHEVEDIKRNKDNNNWQIDIKDNSTGKTRKLEAKFIFVGAGGGALPLLQKSGIPESKGFGGFPVSGQWLVCTNPEVVAQHNAKVYGKASVGSPPMSVPHLDTRMVNGKRELLFGPYAGFSTRFLKKGSLLDLFKSIKLHNIKPLLSVGLHEMALTKYLIGQVMQSPADRLKALQDYYPQAKQSDWKLDIAGQRVQIIKKDDKLGGKLEFGTEVVTSADGSISALLGASPGASTSVPIMIQLIERCFKDKARSAAWQAKLKQMIPSYGQSLSNNEQLADATRERTGKVLEIL; via the coding sequence ATGAACAATACGAACAGTGTTGCGGGCAATTATGCCGACGTGGTGTTGATAGGCGCGGGTATTATGAGCGCCACCTTAGGGGTTATGCTTAAAGAGCTCCAGCCCGACCTCACCATTGAAATATTTGAGCGCCTTGATGTTATTGCCGCCGAAAGTTCGGACGCGATGAACAACGCGGGTACCGGCCACTCCGCTTTTTGCGAGCTTAACTATACGCCGCAAAAGCCCGATGGTTCAATAGAAATAAAAAAAGCCATACAAATTGCCGAGCAGTTTGAGATTAGCAAGGAGTTTTGGGCGCACCTGGTTGAAACGGGTTACCTGTCATCGCCAAAAGAATTCATAACCAAGGTACCCCATATGAGCTTTGTTTGGGGCGATGAGAATGTAGAATATCTTAAAAAAAGACAACAAGCGCTGGTAAAGCATCACTTTTTTAAAGATATGCTGTATGCTGAAGACGCCGCCCAGCTAAAACAGTGGATCCCATTAATTATGGATGGCCGCCAGCCAGGCGAAAAGGTATCGGCCACATATATGGATATTGGCACCGATGTTAACTTTGGCGCGCTTACACGCTCGCTTATTAACAAGCTGCAAAGCCAGCCCGGCGTAAAGCTGAGCCTTAACCACGAGGTTGAAGATATCAAGCGCAACAAGGATAACAACAACTGGCAAATAGATATTAAAGACAACTCTACAGGCAAAACCCGAAAGCTTGAAGCCAAATTTATTTTTGTAGGTGCGGGCGGCGGCGCATTGCCCCTGCTGCAAAAATCGGGCATACCTGAAAGTAAGGGCTTTGGCGGTTTCCCGGTAAGCGGGCAATGGCTGGTATGTACTAACCCTGAGGTTGTTGCGCAACATAATGCCAAAGTGTACGGCAAGGCTTCGGTAGGTTCGCCGCCAATGTCAGTACCTCACCTGGACACCCGCATGGTAAACGGCAAGCGTGAATTGCTGTTTGGCCCGTATGCCGGTTTCTCAACCCGTTTTTTAAAGAAAGGCTCACTGCTTGATCTGTTTAAATCTATCAAGCTGCATAATATAAAACCGTTGCTATCAGTAGGCCTGCACGAAATGGCGCTGACCAAATACCTGATCGGCCAGGTAATGCAATCACCTGCAGACAGGCTGAAAGCTTTACAGGATTATTACCCGCAAGCCAAACAAAGCGACTGGAAATTAGATATTGCCGGCCAGCGTGTACAGATCATCAAAAAAGACGACAAACTGGGCGGAAAGCTTGAATTTGGTACCGAAGTAGTTACCTCTGCCGATGGCAGTATATCTGCTTTGTTAGGCGCATCGCCGGGCGCGTCAACCTCAGTACCTATCATGATCCAGTTGATAGAACGCTGCTTTAAGGATAAAGCACGGTCAGCCGCGTGGCAGGCTAAGCTTAAGCAGATGATACCATCCTACGGGCAGTCTCTCTCAAATAACGAACAATTGGCCGATGCTACACGTGAGCGTACGGGGAAAGTACTGGAGATATTATAG
- a CDS encoding glutamine synthetase beta-grasp domain-containing protein, producing MAKLEYIWLDGYKPTQSLRSKTKIVKSFSGNVEDLDNWSFDGSSTEQAPGGSSDCILKPVYVVPDPQRKDGWLVMCEVLDSTGKAHESNGRALIEDDDNDFWFGFEQEYFLWDPATNKPLGFPAGGYPGPQGPYYCSVGANNAFGREIVEEHLDVCLEAGLNVEGINAEVAAGQWEFQIFAKGAKEAGDQIWIARYLLERIGEKYGVSINWHCKPLGQLDWNGSGMHANFSNTLLRTANSKEKFEAVCEAFRPAVAECIAVYGADNDQRLTGKHETASIHDFSYGVSDRGASIRIPLYAVDHNWSGYLEDRRPNSAADPYKVAAVIIKTVKSAKI from the coding sequence ATGGCAAAACTTGAGTACATCTGGCTTGACGGCTACAAACCAACACAAAGCCTGCGCAGCAAAACAAAAATCGTTAAAAGTTTTAGCGGTAACGTAGAGGATTTAGATAACTGGAGCTTTGACGGTTCATCAACTGAGCAGGCACCAGGTGGTTCGTCAGATTGTATCTTAAAACCGGTATACGTAGTTCCTGATCCGCAGCGTAAAGATGGTTGGTTGGTAATGTGCGAGGTACTTGATTCAACAGGTAAAGCGCATGAGTCAAACGGCCGTGCTTTGATCGAGGATGACGACAATGATTTCTGGTTCGGTTTTGAGCAGGAGTATTTCCTTTGGGATCCAGCAACCAACAAACCGCTTGGTTTCCCTGCAGGTGGTTACCCTGGTCCGCAAGGCCCTTACTACTGCTCAGTAGGCGCTAACAACGCTTTCGGTCGCGAAATTGTTGAAGAGCACTTAGACGTATGTTTAGAGGCTGGCTTAAATGTTGAGGGTATCAACGCTGAGGTTGCTGCCGGACAGTGGGAATTCCAGATATTCGCTAAGGGCGCTAAAGAAGCCGGCGACCAGATCTGGATTGCGCGTTACCTGCTTGAGCGTATTGGCGAGAAATACGGAGTATCAATTAACTGGCATTGTAAACCGCTTGGTCAGCTTGATTGGAACGGTTCAGGTATGCACGCTAACTTCTCAAACACATTATTACGTACCGCTAACAGCAAAGAGAAATTCGAGGCAGTTTGCGAGGCCTTCCGTCCGGCTGTGGCTGAGTGTATCGCCGTTTACGGTGCCGATAACGATCAGCGCTTAACCGGTAAACACGAAACCGCTTCTATCCACGACTTTAGCTATGGTGTATCTGATCGTGGCGCTTCAATCCGTATCCCGCTTTACGCAGTTGATCACAACTGGAGTGGTTACCTGGAAGATCGTCGTCCTAACTCAGCTGCCGATCCATACAAAGTAGCTGCGGTTATCATCAAAACTGTAAAATCAGCTAAGATCTAA
- a CDS encoding gamma-glutamylcyclotransferase family protein → MNDNACLLFVYGTLLVKHNQFAAYLQRHCTFISKGRTRGTLYDVGEYPGAIIDDSGGYVYGSIYSIYKPDEVLPILDEYEGISPNDLQPHEYVRLLTPVETDSGLTNCWVYAYNWPVDGLKIIDGGDYLGYKAF, encoded by the coding sequence ATGAATGATAACGCCTGCCTGCTTTTTGTTTACGGCACCCTGCTTGTAAAGCATAACCAGTTTGCCGCATACCTGCAAAGGCATTGCACCTTTATAAGCAAAGGCCGCACACGGGGTACCTTGTATGATGTTGGTGAATATCCCGGCGCTATTATTGATGATTCGGGCGGATATGTCTACGGCAGCATTTATAGCATTTATAAGCCCGATGAAGTGTTGCCCATATTAGATGAGTATGAAGGCATCTCCCCAAACGACCTTCAACCGCATGAATATGTACGATTATTAACTCCCGTTGAAACTGATTCGGGCTTGACTAACTGCTGGGTTTATGCCTACAATTGGCCAGTGGATGGGTTAAAGATTATTGATGGCGGAGATTATTTGGGTTATAAGGCTTTTTAA
- a CDS encoding glutamine synthetase family protein produces the protein MTKDQLIDYIKDNSITKIKFAFADIDGALRGKTISTQKFLDGLQDGYGFCDVVFGWDITDAAYDNVKVTGWHSGYPDKDCRIDLTTKRNIPWQGNIPFFLADFSKADGNDLQACPRSLLKRIVKQCDDMGYHAEFAQEFEWFNFLETPHSLEQKGFINMQPLTPGMFGYSILRTSQQNDFYNDLFDLLTQFDIPIEGLHTETGPGVYEAAIVHDETLRAADKAVLFKTAVKEIASKHGITATFMAKWNADLPGCSGHIHQSLWDKDKENNLFYDAADEHNMSDLLKHYLAGQLYCLPHLLPMYAPTINSYKRLVEGAWAPTTITWGFDNRTTAIRILNDSEKYTRSEMRIPGSDTNPYLAIAASLASGLYGIKHKLDLNIPATEGNGYQDLRNGRLHSNLYDAAIAMQNSSVAKELFGEGFVDHFTNTRIWEHRQHAKAVTDWELKRYFEAI, from the coding sequence ATGACTAAAGACCAACTCATCGACTACATTAAAGACAATAGCATCACCAAAATAAAATTTGCCTTTGCTGATATTGACGGCGCTCTGCGTGGAAAAACCATCAGCACGCAAAAGTTTTTAGATGGTTTGCAGGATGGTTATGGCTTTTGCGATGTTGTGTTTGGCTGGGACATAACAGATGCCGCTTATGATAACGTAAAGGTTACCGGCTGGCATAGCGGCTACCCCGATAAGGATTGCCGTATAGATCTGACAACCAAACGGAACATCCCCTGGCAAGGTAATATCCCTTTCTTTTTGGCTGATTTTAGCAAAGCCGATGGCAACGATCTGCAAGCATGCCCGCGCAGTTTGTTGAAGCGTATAGTTAAGCAATGCGATGACATGGGCTACCATGCCGAATTTGCGCAGGAGTTTGAGTGGTTCAACTTTTTAGAAACGCCGCATAGTTTGGAGCAAAAGGGATTTATCAATATGCAGCCCTTAACCCCGGGCATGTTTGGCTACTCCATATTGCGCACCTCGCAGCAAAATGATTTTTATAATGATCTGTTTGATCTGCTTACACAATTTGATATCCCGATTGAGGGGCTGCATACCGAAACCGGTCCGGGCGTTTACGAAGCTGCCATTGTACACGACGAAACCCTGCGCGCTGCCGATAAGGCCGTGCTGTTTAAAACCGCAGTAAAGGAGATCGCCTCCAAACACGGCATAACCGCCACTTTTATGGCCAAATGGAATGCGGATTTGCCGGGCTGCAGCGGGCACATTCATCAAAGCTTGTGGGATAAGGATAAGGAAAATAACCTGTTTTACGATGCCGCCGATGAGCATAACATGAGCGATCTGCTCAAGCATTACCTGGCCGGGCAGTTATATTGCCTGCCGCATTTGCTGCCTATGTACGCGCCAACCATTAACAGCTATAAGCGATTGGTTGAAGGAGCCTGGGCGCCAACTACCATTACCTGGGGATTTGATAACCGCACAACGGCCATCCGTATATTGAACGATAGTGAAAAATATACCCGGTCAGAAATGCGTATACCCGGTTCTGATACCAACCCGTACCTGGCCATAGCCGCGTCGCTGGCTTCGGGGTTGTATGGCATTAAGCATAAGTTGGACCTGAATATCCCCGCCACCGAGGGTAATGGTTACCAGGATCTGCGCAATGGTCGTTTGCACAGCAACCTGTACGATGCCGCCATCGCTATGCAAAACTCATCGGTAGCTAAGGAGCTTTTTGGCGAAGGTTTTGTTGATCATTTTACCAATACCCGCATCTGGGAGCACCGCCAGCACGCCAAAGCCGTGACCGACTGGGAGTTGAAACGCTATTTTGAAGCAATATAG